A single region of the Aeromicrobium chenweiae genome encodes:
- a CDS encoding DinB family protein, which yields MTRTDDIPQAYDERSVLLQMLHYTQDTAVMKVSGLSEDLAHRAPLAGSPLMTPANVLNHLRWVERSWVNADLFGGEDDGPWSEEDPDGEFRQGSELSVAEVIGLYEQEAARTRAAFAEVDLDLVRQGERVRPPVTARWILLHLIEETARHNGHLDLLREMADGTTGD from the coding sequence ATGACACGCACCGACGACATCCCCCAGGCGTACGACGAGCGGTCGGTCCTGCTGCAGATGCTGCACTACACGCAGGACACCGCGGTCATGAAGGTCAGCGGACTGAGCGAGGATCTGGCCCACCGAGCGCCCCTGGCCGGGTCGCCGCTGATGACGCCGGCCAACGTCCTCAACCACCTGCGCTGGGTCGAGCGCTCGTGGGTCAACGCCGACCTGTTCGGCGGCGAGGACGACGGGCCGTGGAGCGAGGAGGACCCCGACGGGGAGTTCCGCCAGGGCTCGGAGCTGTCGGTCGCCGAGGTGATCGGCCTCTACGAGCAGGAGGCGGCCCGGACCCGCGCGGCCTTCGCCGAGGTCGACCTCGACCTGGTCCGCCAGGGTGAGCGGGTCCGTCCGCCCGTCACGGCGCGATGGATCCTGCTGCACCTCATCGAGGAGACCGCCCGGCACAACGGCCACCTCGACCTCCTGCGCGAGATGGCCGACGGCACCACGGGCGACTGA
- a CDS encoding glycoside hydrolase family 3 N-terminal domain-containing protein, translated as MSSPRPSRNRRLLATVVLLTATALVVAAGVVWWIGRDGSSSPTSSPPASPRTSKSPAAQEPTGWGPTDAEKQKARSLAEALPLDELAGQLIIARSFSNESSLELVREKHFAGVMVTGQQILDVTTDDPLESVKAFNDQLQDAGKGRGFPVMVPIDQEGGLVARLADPLTPFPTFMSAGAAIAGHGTDGEAAVTAATRASGAELRAAGYNTVFAPDGDITIGPADPIIGSRSAGSDPDTVARAVVAAVDGYSEAGMISAVKHFPGHNVDEDSHKGLPVLRSDRDRLRSHDLKPFAAAVADAAPGIMTGHLDVPAIDKGVPASMSHKVITRGLRDNLGFDGLVISDSLGMGAVMSRYPGGDATVEAIKAGSDLALMPADNEQAYDAVLAALRSGEIPEKQARESAARTIAYLLHAQASPELPGEPGSHADASEALSASAATIVAHPCPVPKIAGVVPLGSPEAVTAFRTAAEEAGLPLGSGTSVVFLGPGSSGAAGDVAVSTDTPYALASSSAPTKIALYGRDVPAMRALVKVLQGTARAQGALPVDVGVPAPQRC; from the coding sequence ATGTCGTCCCCGCGCCCCTCCCGGAACCGCCGCCTGCTGGCGACGGTCGTCCTCCTGACCGCGACCGCGCTGGTCGTCGCGGCGGGCGTCGTCTGGTGGATCGGCCGGGACGGCTCGTCGTCGCCGACGTCCTCGCCGCCGGCCTCGCCGCGGACGTCGAAGTCGCCCGCGGCGCAGGAGCCGACGGGGTGGGGGCCGACCGACGCGGAGAAGCAGAAGGCGCGCTCGCTCGCCGAGGCGCTGCCCCTCGACGAGCTCGCCGGACAGCTCATCATCGCCCGGAGCTTCTCGAACGAGTCGTCGCTGGAGCTGGTGCGTGAGAAGCACTTCGCCGGGGTCATGGTGACCGGTCAGCAGATCCTCGACGTCACGACGGACGACCCGCTCGAGAGCGTCAAGGCGTTCAACGACCAGCTCCAGGACGCCGGCAAGGGCCGCGGCTTCCCGGTCATGGTGCCGATCGACCAGGAGGGCGGTCTGGTCGCACGCCTGGCCGACCCGCTGACCCCGTTCCCGACGTTCATGTCGGCCGGGGCGGCGATCGCCGGGCACGGCACGGACGGGGAGGCGGCCGTCACCGCCGCGACGCGCGCCTCCGGCGCCGAGCTGCGCGCGGCGGGCTACAACACGGTCTTCGCCCCGGACGGTGACATCACGATCGGGCCCGCGGACCCCATCATCGGCAGTCGGTCGGCCGGCTCCGATCCCGACACGGTGGCGCGGGCGGTCGTCGCGGCCGTGGACGGCTACTCCGAGGCCGGGATGATCTCGGCGGTCAAGCACTTCCCGGGGCACAACGTCGACGAGGACAGCCACAAGGGGCTGCCCGTCCTGCGCAGCGACCGCGACCGCTTGCGCAGCCACGACCTCAAGCCGTTCGCGGCGGCCGTCGCCGACGCCGCCCCGGGCATCATGACCGGCCACCTCGACGTCCCGGCGATCGACAAGGGCGTGCCGGCCTCGATGTCGCACAAGGTCATCACCCGGGGACTGCGCGACAACCTCGGCTTCGACGGCCTGGTGATCAGCGACTCGCTCGGCATGGGTGCGGTCATGAGCCGCTATCCCGGCGGCGACGCGACGGTCGAGGCGATCAAGGCCGGCAGCGATCTCGCGCTGATGCCGGCGGACAACGAGCAGGCGTACGACGCGGTGCTCGCGGCCCTGAGGTCCGGCGAGATCCCCGAGAAGCAGGCACGTGAGTCCGCCGCCCGCACGATCGCCTACCTCCTGCACGCCCAGGCCTCGCCGGAGCTGCCCGGCGAGCCGGGCAGCCACGCGGACGCGTCCGAGGCCCTGAGCGCCTCGGCGGCCACGATCGTCGCCCACCCGTGCCCCGTGCCGAAGATCGCCGGCGTCGTCCCGCTCGGGTCGCCCGAGGCGGTCACCGCGTTCCGGACCGCGGCGGAGGAGGCCGGCCTGCCCCTGGGCTCCGGCACGTCGGTGGTGTTCCTCGGTCCGGGCTCCTCAGGGGCCGCCGGCGACGTCGCGGTCTCGACCGACACGCCCTACGCGCTGGCCTCGAGCTCGGCGCCGACCAAGATCGCGCTCTACGGCCGGGACGTCCCGGCGATGCGCGCCCTCGTCAAGGTGCTGCAGGGCACGGCGCGGGCGCAGGGTGCGCTGCCGGTCGACGTCGGCGTCCCCGCACCCCAGCGCTGCTGA
- a CDS encoding DUF981 domain-containing protein — protein MNTQLAQEGLKIDWANMPTYNTIMSIAAGAGLLGIVLLARQIVRKPADVSAEGWSLAFGALGAILTATGLHMSLTWPLAAGGFPFDNIIFGETSLGFGVLLLAASIYLWRRGAEALLRPNPLAALAKVAQPISVFIGGLGLALFGIAVAGVKYKLFAAPPQEPISGEFAEWPLVEAIFMSALFALIGLGAVLFPFVVTGLKNTAATITLPARIMGAVWAVTGVVFILFGAMNFFTHIGLIVNTM, from the coding sequence ATGAACACGCAACTGGCCCAGGAAGGGCTGAAGATCGACTGGGCGAACATGCCCACGTACAACACGATCATGTCGATCGCAGCGGGCGCGGGCCTGCTGGGCATCGTGCTGCTGGCCCGGCAGATCGTCCGGAAGCCGGCCGACGTCAGCGCCGAGGGATGGTCGCTCGCATTCGGCGCGCTCGGCGCGATCCTGACCGCGACGGGCCTCCACATGTCGCTGACCTGGCCGCTCGCTGCGGGCGGGTTCCCGTTCGACAACATCATCTTCGGCGAGACGAGCCTGGGCTTCGGCGTCCTGCTGCTCGCCGCGTCGATCTATCTGTGGCGCCGGGGCGCCGAGGCGCTGCTGCGTCCGAACCCCCTCGCCGCGCTGGCGAAGGTCGCGCAGCCGATCTCGGTCTTCATCGGCGGCCTGGGCCTCGCCCTGTTCGGCATCGCCGTCGCCGGCGTCAAGTACAAGCTGTTCGCCGCTCCCCCGCAGGAGCCCATCTCGGGCGAGTTCGCCGAGTGGCCGCTGGTCGAGGCGATCTTCATGTCCGCCCTGTTCGCCCTCATCGGCCTCGGCGCGGTCCTGTTCCCGTTCGTCGTCACCGGCCTGAAGAACACCGCCGCGACCATCACGCTGCCCGCCCGGATCATGGGCGCCGTGTGGGCCGTCACCGGCGTGGTCTTCATCCTGTTCGGCGCGATGAACTTCTTCACCCACATCGGTCTGATCGTCAACACGATGTGA
- a CDS encoding TetR/AcrR family transcriptional regulator — protein MTTRPVRTTTQERSSTRQRALVDAAAELLIEHGPAAVTHRRVAAEAGVPAGSANYYFPSKAVLYAEAVRRAEEIRRDGAMAYALAVPERSRTPEETARLLIEAFYAPGLDTDVLTVRLEPMLAAHRDPELRATMTEFRPGHLAALRVVLRRSGHAAVADGPDVDLLAQMIDASLMYAGLTGDDDPVAAAARSVGRLLELADRGAPPPDA, from the coding sequence ATGACGACACGGCCGGTGCGGACGACGACGCAGGAACGCAGCAGCACCCGGCAACGAGCCCTCGTCGACGCCGCTGCGGAGCTGCTGATCGAGCACGGCCCGGCCGCCGTCACCCACCGCCGGGTGGCCGCCGAGGCCGGCGTCCCGGCGGGGTCCGCGAACTACTACTTCCCGTCCAAGGCCGTCCTCTACGCCGAGGCGGTCCGGCGGGCCGAGGAGATCAGGCGCGACGGCGCGATGGCGTACGCCCTCGCGGTGCCCGAGCGGTCCCGCACCCCCGAGGAGACCGCACGCCTGCTGATCGAGGCGTTCTACGCCCCGGGCCTGGACACCGACGTCCTGACCGTCCGGCTCGAGCCGATGCTCGCGGCGCACCGCGATCCCGAGCTGCGCGCCACGATGACCGAGTTCCGCCCCGGGCACCTCGCCGCGCTCCGGGTGGTCCTGCGACGCTCCGGGCACGCGGCGGTGGCCGACGGGCCCGACGTCGACCTGCTGGCCCAGATGATCGACGCGTCGCTGATGTACGCGGGCCTGACGGGCGACGACGACCCGGTGGCGGCCGCGGCGCGCTCGGTCGGCCGCCTGCTGGAGCTGGCTGACCGCGGGGCGCCGCCTCCGGACGCGTGA
- a CDS encoding biotin-dependent carboxyltransferase family protein, with amino-acid sequence MTLRVEQPGLLTLVQDPGRPGLGHLGVSAAGAFDRGALRQANALLGNDPDAAAIELLGGGLVLRAAAPHRVAVTGAPGPVTIDGRHVAHGRALRLAAGQLLRVDPPSSGLRTYVGVAGGLDAQPELGSVSTDTLAGLGPAPLVAGDTLHTGREPVPPLLEDVLPLVNSGDITVDVVLGPRDDWFSPVAVRRLLDDPWHVSPSSDRVGVRLVGEPLERSRTDELPSEPCLRGSVQVAADGQPIVFGPDHPVTGGYPVIAVVVDAHTDRLAQARPGQVVRFHRVP; translated from the coding sequence ATGACGCTCCGCGTCGAGCAGCCCGGGCTGCTGACCCTCGTGCAGGACCCCGGCCGGCCCGGGCTCGGCCACCTCGGCGTGAGCGCCGCGGGCGCCTTCGACCGCGGTGCGCTCCGGCAGGCGAATGCCCTGCTCGGCAACGACCCGGACGCCGCGGCGATCGAGCTGCTCGGCGGTGGTCTCGTGCTCCGCGCCGCGGCGCCTCACCGGGTCGCGGTCACCGGGGCACCGGGACCCGTCACGATCGACGGGCGGCACGTCGCGCACGGGCGGGCGCTGCGACTGGCCGCGGGTCAGCTGCTCCGCGTCGACCCGCCGAGCAGCGGCCTGCGCACGTACGTCGGGGTCGCCGGGGGGCTGGACGCGCAGCCCGAGCTGGGATCGGTGTCGACCGACACGCTCGCCGGCCTCGGTCCGGCACCGCTCGTCGCCGGGGACACGCTGCACACGGGCCGGGAGCCGGTGCCGCCCCTGCTCGAGGACGTCCTGCCCCTGGTCAACAGCGGCGACATCACGGTGGACGTGGTGCTGGGACCGCGCGACGACTGGTTCTCCCCCGTGGCCGTGCGACGCCTGCTGGACGATCCGTGGCACGTGAGCCCGTCGTCCGACCGGGTCGGGGTGCGCCTCGTCGGTGAGCCGTTGGAGCGCTCGCGCACGGACGAGCTGCCGAGCGAGCCGTGCCTGCGCGGCAGCGTGCAGGTCGCCGCGGACGGCCAGCCCATCGTCTTCGGCCCCGACCACCCGGTGACGGGTGGCTACCCGGTCATCGCGGTTGTCGTCGACGCCCACACCGATCGCCTGGCGCAGGCGCGTCCGGGACAGGTCGTGCGGTTCCACCGCGTGCCGTGA
- the tsaD gene encoding tRNA (adenosine(37)-N6)-threonylcarbamoyltransferase complex transferase subunit TsaD yields MSEPLVMGIESSCDETGVGIVRGTELLAHALSSSMEQHVRFGGVVPEVASRAHLEAMVPTLEQAYAESGIRVQDVDAIAVTSGPGLTGALLVGVAAAKALALAHDKPLYGVNHLAAHVAVDQLEHGRFDQRVAALLVSGGHTELLLVDDIVTGITMLGQTIDDAAGEAFDKVARLLDLPYPGGPHIDRVAREGDPTAVAFPRGLTTGRDLDKHRYDFSFSGLKSAVARHVQHEQRMGRSISTADVAASFQDAVCDVLTKKTIAACVEHDVDTLIIGGGVAANGRLRHFAQERAAKAGIQVRIPRMGLCTDNGAMVAALGAEVVRRGIAPSSLDLPADSSMPVTQVVAA; encoded by the coding sequence GTGAGTGAACCGTTGGTGATGGGCATCGAGTCTTCCTGCGACGAGACCGGCGTGGGAATCGTCCGCGGCACCGAGCTGCTCGCCCACGCGCTGAGCTCGAGCATGGAGCAGCACGTGCGCTTCGGCGGCGTCGTGCCCGAGGTCGCGAGCCGCGCGCACCTGGAGGCGATGGTGCCCACGCTCGAGCAGGCGTACGCCGAGTCGGGCATCCGGGTGCAGGACGTCGACGCGATCGCGGTGACGAGTGGACCTGGGCTGACCGGTGCGCTGCTGGTGGGTGTCGCGGCGGCGAAGGCGCTCGCGCTGGCCCACGACAAGCCGCTCTACGGCGTCAACCACCTGGCCGCGCACGTCGCGGTGGACCAGCTCGAGCACGGCCGCTTCGACCAGCGGGTCGCGGCGCTGCTGGTCAGCGGAGGCCACACCGAGCTGCTGCTCGTGGACGACATCGTCACCGGCATCACGATGCTCGGCCAGACGATCGACGACGCCGCGGGCGAGGCGTTCGACAAGGTGGCCCGGCTCCTCGACCTGCCCTATCCCGGCGGACCGCACATCGACCGCGTCGCCCGCGAGGGCGACCCGACCGCGGTCGCGTTCCCGCGCGGCCTCACCACCGGGCGCGACCTCGACAAGCACCGTTACGACTTCTCGTTCTCGGGGCTGAAGAGTGCCGTCGCCCGGCACGTCCAGCACGAGCAGCGGATGGGCCGGAGCATCTCGACGGCCGACGTCGCGGCCTCGTTTCAGGACGCGGTCTGCGACGTGCTGACCAAGAAGACGATCGCCGCGTGCGTCGAGCACGACGTCGACACCCTGATCATCGGCGGCGGCGTGGCCGCCAACGGCCGGCTGCGTCACTTCGCGCAGGAGCGGGCGGCCAAGGCCGGCATCCAGGTCCGCATCCCGCGGATGGGGCTGTGCACCGACAACGGTGCGATGGTCGCGGCCCTCGGTGCCGAGGTCGTCCGGCGTGGCATCGCCCCGTCCTCGCTGGACCTGCCGGCCGACTCGAGCATGCCGGTCACCCAGGTCGTCGCGGCCTGA
- a CDS encoding DUF427 domain-containing protein: protein MKAVIGSTVVAEAPTEELVKIEGNWYFPPSSLDEGAFEKSPTAYHCPWKGDAQYWNVRSDDGVAADGAWSYPDPIPTAFDRVGQDFSGYVAFDKSQVSLGE from the coding sequence ATGAAGGCAGTCATCGGCAGCACGGTCGTCGCGGAGGCGCCCACCGAGGAGCTCGTCAAGATCGAGGGCAACTGGTACTTCCCACCCTCCAGCCTGGACGAGGGGGCGTTCGAGAAGAGCCCCACGGCTTACCACTGCCCGTGGAAGGGCGACGCGCAGTACTGGAACGTCAGGAGCGATGACGGCGTCGCGGCTGACGGGGCGTGGTCCTACCCGGACCCGATTCCGACCGCGTTCGACCGCGTCGGCCAGGACTTCAGCGGCTACGTCGCGTTCGACAAGTCCCAGGTGAGCCTCGGGGAGTAG